A stretch of the uncultured Campylobacter sp. genome encodes the following:
- a CDS encoding YigZ family protein, translating to MQTVLRVVSTKTEAKKSTFLCFLCPISEFKALHERLKAEHPKAAHVVWALRERNGYGQIVENQSDDGEPKGTSGQPSLNALRGAQLVNAGALIVRYFGGIKLGTGGLVRAYGAAVNAAIEEAEDCGALVKFEIKSLCLFFTPYALGSRFEHYFEKRNLSFEREFNEEGAIWRAEFNSAEFDEFQAFASGFEQEGFKFYALPL from the coding sequence CAAACGGTTTTGCGGGTTGTATCGACCAAAACTGAAGCCAAAAAATCGACGTTTTTATGCTTTTTATGTCCTATTTCGGAGTTTAAGGCCTTGCACGAGCGCTTAAAAGCCGAGCATCCAAAGGCCGCGCACGTCGTGTGGGCGCTGCGCGAGCGAAACGGCTACGGCCAGATAGTAGAAAATCAAAGCGACGACGGCGAGCCCAAGGGCACGAGCGGCCAACCCTCGCTAAACGCGCTTAGAGGCGCCCAGCTCGTAAACGCGGGCGCGCTCATCGTTCGGTATTTCGGCGGGATAAAGCTAGGCACGGGCGGGCTCGTGCGAGCGTATGGCGCAGCGGTAAATGCGGCGATAGAGGAGGCTGAGGACTGCGGCGCTCTGGTTAAATTTGAGATAAAATCGCTTTGTCTGTTTTTTACGCCGTACGCGCTTGGCTCGCGCTTTGAGCACTATTTTGAAAAGCGAAATCTGAGCTTTGAGCGTGAATTTAACGAGGAGGGCGCGATCTGGCGAGCGGAGTTTAACAGCGCCGAATTTGACGAATTTCAGGCGTTTGCGAGCGGGTTTGAGCAGGAGGGGTTTAAATTTTACGCCTTGCCTCTATGA
- a CDS encoding MBL fold metallo-hydrolase — MKILSKPCGDYQTNCYVISKNGREIIIDAGQNSFNYVCEISHAPLTILNTHGHFDHIFDCARLKNFFNISAHIHNNDAFMLKNDVWSAGYETTDEAICVGGAKFEDAKFNVEDFEIEFMHFPGHTPGCCMVRVDDVIFSGDFLFRGSIGRYDFLFSNAEDMRQSLLKCKKMQGDFTLYPGHGEKTTLKAEQANLDFWLKRLDGRF; from the coding sequence TTGAAAATTTTATCAAAACCATGCGGCGATTATCAAACTAATTGCTACGTAATATCCAAAAATGGGCGTGAAATCATCATTGATGCGGGACAAAATTCGTTTAATTACGTTTGCGAAATTTCACACGCTCCACTCACGATACTAAACACGCACGGACACTTTGACCATATTTTTGACTGCGCCCGCTTAAAAAATTTTTTTAATATTTCTGCGCACATTCATAATAACGACGCCTTTATGCTAAAAAACGACGTTTGGAGTGCAGGATACGAGACGACCGACGAGGCGATCTGCGTAGGCGGAGCGAAATTTGAGGACGCTAAATTTAACGTAGAAGACTTTGAGATCGAGTTTATGCACTTTCCTGGACATACGCCCGGATGCTGTATGGTGCGCGTGGACGACGTTATTTTTAGCGGAGATTTTTTGTTTAGAGGCTCGATCGGGCGCTATGATTTTTTATTTTCAAACGCCGAAGATATGCGCCAAAGCCTGCTAAAATGCAAAAAAATGCAGGGGGATTTTACGCTGTATCCCGGACACGGCGAAAAAACGACGCTAAAAGCCGAGCAGGCAAATTTGGACTTTTGGTTAAAGCGGCTAGACGGACGGTTTTAG
- a CDS encoding NAD+ synthase, producing MRDWTKISEKIVEFLTSYLKKSGAKGFVLGVSGGIDSAVVAALCARTGFETHALLMPTKYSNEQNLSDALKLCKDLKITHKIIEIQPILDSFTAQIGEPPSNLRMGNLSARTRMCLLYDYSAKVNALVVGTSNKSERLLGYGTIYGDMACALNPIGELFKTEIYELARELGIDEKIIAKAPSADLWEGQSDEADIGYSYERLDEVLRLAQSKSEAELAREFDQKLVSTVFSRMRANKFKLFLPPIASLEDE from the coding sequence ATGAGAGATTGGACGAAGATTAGCGAGAAAATCGTAGAATTTTTGACGAGCTACCTTAAAAAAAGCGGCGCAAAAGGATTTGTCCTGGGCGTTAGCGGCGGCATAGACTCCGCCGTCGTAGCCGCTCTTTGCGCGCGCACGGGCTTTGAAACGCATGCGCTTTTGATGCCGACGAAGTACTCAAACGAACAAAATTTAAGCGACGCGCTAAAGCTTTGCAAAGATCTAAAAATAACGCATAAAATCATCGAAATCCAGCCGATTTTAGATAGCTTTACCGCGCAAATCGGCGAACCGCCGTCAAATTTGCGTATGGGAAATCTAAGCGCAAGAACGAGGATGTGCCTACTTTATGATTATTCGGCAAAGGTAAACGCGCTAGTCGTGGGCACGAGCAACAAAAGCGAGCGCCTTCTTGGATACGGTACGATCTACGGCGACATGGCGTGCGCGCTAAATCCGATCGGCGAGCTTTTTAAGACTGAAATTTACGAGCTGGCGCGAGAGCTTGGCATCGATGAAAAAATCATCGCAAAAGCCCCGTCTGCCGACCTTTGGGAAGGGCAAAGCGACGAAGCCGACATAGGCTATAGCTACGAACGGTTGGATGAAGTTTTGCGTCTGGCGCAGAGTAAAAGCGAGGCCGAGCTGGCGCGAGAATTTGATCAAAAGCTCGTCTCTACGGTGTTTTCAAGAATGAGAGCGAATAAATTTAAGCTCTTTTTGCCGCCAATTGCTAGCCTAGAGGACGAGTGA
- a CDS encoding DegT/DnrJ/EryC1/StrS aminotransferase family protein, giving the protein MEEIAFFRPSIDDTEINLIKEALKDHGSAIVARFESELQEYFGVKHAITTNNNSAAHHLALCSMDLKRGDKIICSVNSTPSVAQAIRHFDAEPIFVDINEDDFNMNAESLRNTLKIHNHKKLKGIFVNHIGGQAADMDEIYDIANEYEIKVLIDAGKSIGLTYNGVKIGSDKRSLVSCFNMHSQMTNPIATAGFMLTNDDAIAERARLLRNYAIVKGGIDKDGNLGYIYDVVDIGVKYDLTGLCAAYSMAQFEKNDKFIQRRRAIAALYDEALADCPHVSLPIKKRDHIYIQYIIKIDKNRDGFAKELLERGIHTALHYKPMHLLSYYKSKYSLKVNSFPNALRTYQQVLSLPVYNALSDEEAHRVCETMLEIARTRA; this is encoded by the coding sequence ATGGAAGAAATAGCGTTTTTTAGACCGTCTATCGACGATACGGAGATAAATCTCATCAAAGAGGCGCTAAAAGACCACGGCTCGGCGATCGTAGCAAGATTTGAGAGCGAGCTGCAGGAGTATTTTGGCGTCAAGCACGCCATAACGACGAATAACAATAGCGCGGCGCATCATCTGGCGCTTTGTTCGATGGATCTAAAGCGCGGCGATAAGATCATCTGCTCGGTAAATTCTACTCCTAGCGTCGCTCAGGCAATTAGGCATTTTGACGCCGAGCCGATATTTGTCGATATAAACGAAGACGACTTTAATATGAACGCCGAGTCTCTAAGAAATACGCTAAAAATCCACAATCACAAAAAGCTAAAAGGAATCTTCGTAAATCATATAGGCGGGCAGGCTGCCGATATGGACGAGATATACGATATCGCTAACGAATACGAAATAAAAGTGCTAATCGATGCGGGAAAATCTATAGGACTAACGTATAACGGCGTCAAAATCGGCTCCGATAAGCGCTCGCTTGTCTCTTGCTTTAATATGCATTCGCAAATGACTAACCCAATTGCGACGGCGGGATTTATGCTCACTAACGACGACGCCATCGCAGAGCGCGCTAGACTGCTACGCAACTACGCCATCGTAAAAGGCGGCATAGATAAAGACGGCAACCTAGGCTATATCTATGACGTCGTGGATATCGGAGTAAAATACGATCTAACCGGACTTTGCGCCGCATACTCGATGGCTCAGTTTGAAAAAAACGATAAATTTATCCAGCGTCGCCGCGCTATCGCCGCGCTATACGATGAGGCGCTAGCAGACTGCCCGCACGTCTCGCTTCCTATCAAAAAACGCGATCACATATATATCCAGTACATCATCAAAATCGACAAAAATCGCGACGGGTTTGCCAAAGAGCTACTAGAGCGGGGCATTCATACGGCGCTTCACTATAAGCCTATGCATCTTTTAAGCTACTATAAAAGCAAATATTCGCTTAAGGTAAATTCTTTTCCTAATGCGTTAAGAACGTATCAGCAGGTGCTTTCGCTTCCGGTTTATAACGCGCTTAGCGACGAGGAGGCGCACCGCGTGTGCGAAACTATGCTAGAGATAGCTAGAACTCGTGCTTAA
- a CDS encoding tetraacyldisaccharide 4'-kinase: MLKRQIYAFAQEYFYAPNLWQKCLAIALLPLSALYCIGVILKAKFSKALDFGIPVISIGNLTLGGSGKTPLGIAILNEFEGGFVILRGYGRASSGLVRVAISGEILTDVKTSGDEAMEYAKSVKNANVIVSENRDVAIKEALNLGAKYVLLDDGFGKFHIKKFNVLIRPSAKPYFDFVLPSGAYRYPGKFYAKADYVVKEGEDFMRTSKIINQTPKMVLVTAIANPQRLEPYFSLCAGREIYPDHYAFSRDELASILGRYGATSLLVTRKDAVKMEEFGLPLSVIALKTTLADKFKRIIKEKIL, encoded by the coding sequence GTGCTTAAGCGTCAAATTTACGCCTTCGCGCAGGAGTATTTTTACGCTCCGAATTTATGGCAAAAGTGCCTGGCTATAGCGCTTTTGCCATTAAGCGCACTTTACTGCATCGGCGTGATTTTAAAGGCTAAATTTAGCAAAGCTTTAGATTTTGGCATACCGGTTATCAGTATCGGAAATTTAACCCTAGGCGGCAGCGGAAAGACGCCGCTTGGTATTGCTATCTTAAACGAATTTGAAGGCGGCTTCGTGATTTTGCGAGGCTACGGCAGAGCTTCAAGTGGACTCGTTAGGGTCGCGATCTCGGGCGAAATTTTAACCGATGTAAAAACTAGCGGCGACGAGGCGATGGAGTACGCAAAAAGCGTGAAAAATGCAAACGTCATCGTGAGCGAAAACCGCGACGTCGCGATAAAAGAAGCCCTAAATTTAGGCGCAAAGTATGTGCTGCTCGATGATGGTTTCGGCAAATTTCACATCAAAAAATTTAACGTCCTAATCCGCCCCTCCGCAAAGCCTTATTTTGATTTCGTCCTGCCTAGCGGCGCGTATCGCTACCCTGGCAAATTTTACGCCAAAGCCGATTACGTCGTAAAAGAGGGCGAGGATTTTATGCGCACAAGTAAAATCATAAATCAAACTCCAAAGATGGTTTTGGTCACCGCTATCGCAAATCCGCAGCGCCTGGAGCCTTATTTTAGCCTTTGCGCCGGGCGCGAGATATATCCCGATCACTACGCGTTTTCGCGGGACGAGCTAGCGAGTATCCTAGGGCGCTACGGCGCGACCTCGCTTTTGGTTACGCGAAAAGACGCCGTAAAGATGGAGGAGTTTGGCTTGCCGCTCTCCGTCATCGCGCTAAAAACGACGCTGGCGGATAAATTTAAACGAATTATCAAAGAGAAAATTCTATAA
- the cutA gene encoding divalent cation tolerance protein CutA produces the protein MKFVLTSCADKAAAKTLAKKLVKAKFAACVSVFKANSVYFWDGEIKDEKERVLLVKTAVKFKKVAKFIKKHHDYDLPEIVAFKADKASKKYKKWIKKESK, from the coding sequence ATGAAATTCGTACTAACTTCTTGCGCCGACAAGGCTGCGGCTAAAACTCTAGCCAAAAAGCTCGTAAAAGCTAAATTTGCCGCTTGCGTCAGCGTTTTTAAGGCAAATAGCGTTTATTTTTGGGACGGCGAGATAAAGGATGAAAAAGAGCGGGTCTTGCTCGTAAAAACAGCGGTTAAATTTAAAAAAGTCGCTAAATTTATAAAGAAACATCACGACTACGATCTGCCCGAGATTGTCGCTTTTAAGGCGGATAAAGCTAGCAAAAAATACAAAAAATGGATAAAAAAGGAAAGTAAATGA
- the thrC gene encoding threonine synthase, whose protein sequence is MKLFQTRASAGESLKSVEFSQALLSPSSAHGGLYAPAELPQLDANFFAEAVNLNYAQIALKIIEKFGFDADAAMFERAVKRYERFDDPQNPVQVRKIGENLYVNELYHGPTRAFKDMALQPFGALLSELAAKRGEKYLIMCATSGDTGPATLETFADAPGVKVVCLYPKDGTSEVQRLQMINADAANLKVIGIEGNFDDAQRALKSLLASEKFKERLSAAGLSLSAANSVNFGRILFQIIYHVFAHVYLLKTGALKGEFDIVVPSGNFGNALGAYYAKKMGAKIGKIKIVSNANNILTEFFTQGRYDLRGKSLVKTISPAMDILVSSNVERLLFDKFGAVRTKELMDSLASEGFYELSNSELDALKEDFCADFCSDTECEKYIKEWAAKGVAIDPHTATCFKAAVNLTRPSVITSTAHWVKFAPSMFKALKNETLKDEKIGLETLAAEFKDEVPVAIKSLFTKAAVHNEISAKSDIEAKILAWIER, encoded by the coding sequence ATGAAGTTATTTCAAACTAGAGCGAGTGCGGGCGAGAGCCTAAAAAGCGTAGAATTTAGCCAGGCGCTACTAAGCCCTAGCTCCGCTCACGGCGGGCTTTACGCACCGGCGGAGCTACCGCAGCTGGACGCAAATTTCTTTGCGGAGGCTGTAAATTTAAACTACGCGCAAATCGCGCTAAAAATCATAGAGAAATTCGGATTTGACGCGGACGCGGCGATGTTTGAGAGGGCCGTGAAGCGGTATGAGAGATTTGACGATCCGCAAAATCCAGTGCAGGTGAGAAAAATCGGCGAAAATCTCTACGTAAACGAGCTTTATCACGGCCCTACGCGCGCGTTTAAGGATATGGCATTGCAGCCGTTTGGCGCGCTGCTTAGCGAGCTAGCCGCAAAAAGAGGCGAAAAATATCTCATAATGTGCGCCACCAGTGGCGACACGGGTCCTGCGACGCTAGAGACCTTTGCAGACGCACCGGGCGTCAAGGTCGTCTGCCTCTACCCAAAAGACGGCACTAGCGAGGTACAGCGCCTACAAATGATAAACGCAGATGCCGCAAACCTCAAAGTAATCGGCATCGAGGGCAACTTCGACGATGCGCAGCGCGCGCTAAAAAGCCTGCTAGCTAGCGAGAAATTTAAAGAGCGCCTAAGCGCGGCCGGACTCTCGCTCTCGGCGGCAAATTCGGTAAATTTCGGCCGGATTTTATTTCAGATCATCTATCACGTTTTCGCCCACGTCTATCTGCTAAAAACGGGCGCGCTAAAGGGCGAATTTGACATCGTAGTGCCTAGCGGCAATTTCGGCAACGCCCTAGGCGCATACTACGCTAAAAAAATGGGCGCGAAAATCGGCAAAATCAAAATCGTCTCAAACGCAAACAACATCCTGACCGAGTTTTTCACGCAGGGTCGATACGATTTGCGCGGCAAAAGCCTGGTTAAAACGATCAGCCCGGCGATGGATATCCTGGTTTCATCAAACGTCGAGAGGCTACTTTTTGATAAATTCGGCGCCGTGCGAACCAAGGAGCTGATGGATAGTCTCGCGAGCGAGGGTTTTTACGAGCTTTCAAATAGCGAGCTAGACGCGCTAAAAGAGGATTTTTGCGCTGATTTTTGCAGTGACACGGAGTGCGAGAAATACATAAAAGAGTGGGCGGCAAAAGGCGTCGCCATCGATCCGCATACGGCCACTTGCTTTAAAGCGGCGGTAAATTTAACGCGTCCGTCCGTGATAACGTCGACCGCGCACTGGGTCAAATTTGCTCCGAGTATGTTTAAAGCGCTAAAAAACGAAACGCTAAAAGACGAAAAAATCGGGCTTGAGACCTTGGCGGCGGAGTTTAAGGACGAAGTGCCCGTCGCGATAAAATCACTATTTACAAAAGCCGCCGTACACAATGAAATCTCCGCAAAGAGCGACATAGAAGCTAAAATTTTAGCTTGGATCGAGCGATGA
- the kdsB gene encoding 3-deoxy-manno-octulosonate cytidylyltransferase encodes MIIIPARLASTRMPNKILREINGVPMFVATARRVSAADEVVIAADDEGVAQIAQKFGFKAVMTSRAHQSGTDRINEAAGILGVKDSEIIINVQADEPFIELENIVKFREFCEKNAARAFMFSCFKFVGSELADDKNLVKVVTDNAGYALYFSRSRIPFDRAPFDAYKAHLGIYGYGAANLKRFCSFAPSTLENTEKLEQLRALSNGEKILMLEVQSDSIGIDCEEDLQRARAKFGVSVS; translated from the coding sequence ATGATCATCATCCCTGCAAGGCTCGCTTCGACGCGAATGCCTAATAAAATTTTACGCGAGATAAACGGCGTGCCGATGTTCGTCGCTACGGCGCGCAGGGTGAGCGCGGCTGACGAGGTCGTTATCGCCGCAGACGACGAGGGTGTGGCGCAGATCGCGCAAAAATTCGGCTTTAAGGCCGTGATGACGAGCCGGGCGCATCAAAGCGGAACCGACCGCATCAACGAAGCTGCGGGCATACTCGGCGTCAAAGATAGCGAAATCATCATAAACGTGCAGGCCGACGAGCCCTTTATCGAGCTTGAAAATATCGTCAAATTTAGAGAATTTTGCGAGAAAAATGCGGCGCGAGCATTTATGTTTTCGTGCTTTAAATTTGTGGGCAGCGAGCTAGCGGACGATAAAAACCTGGTCAAAGTAGTGACCGACAACGCTGGCTACGCGCTTTATTTCTCACGCTCTCGTATCCCGTTTGACCGCGCACCGTTTGACGCGTACAAGGCGCATCTGGGCATCTACGGCTACGGCGCGGCAAATTTGAAAAGATTTTGCTCATTTGCACCGTCGACTCTTGAAAATACCGAAAAGCTCGAGCAACTGCGCGCTCTATCAAACGGCGAGAAAATCCTCATGCTCGAAGTGCAAAGCGACAGCATCGGTATCGACTGCGAGGAGGATCTGCAAAGGGCGCGAGCGAAATTCGGCGTTAGCGTCAGCTAA
- a CDS encoding FtsW/RodA/SpoVE family cell cycle protein, translated as MIRLDRRILTHFDFVQPFLILPIIILSYILVSEANSILAGKQLVYFGVGLAAFLFFFLLPIRKIAWLIPLFYWICVVLLICVDLFGASKLGAKRWLEFPFIHFTLQPSEIMKPALLLMLGYLIKQRPPGEEGYGLKDFGRLSLYILLPFVLILKEPDLGTALILLIVGYAVLFIIGVNKKIWFAIFAGVLLAAPLIYENLHDYQKKRITDFLSEESNYHVRQSIIAIGSGGLKGKPKDEATQTHFKFLPISTSDFIFAYTIERYGFYGGLALLSFYGALIAHLLSLNYGLKDDYFTQTMTSGIGILLFIYVSVNIMMTIGFAPVVGIPLPFYSYGGSSFVTFMCLFGILQNLLAFRFDPTYRLVKFKI; from the coding sequence TTGATAAGACTCGATAGGCGAATTTTAACCCATTTTGACTTCGTTCAACCGTTTTTGATACTTCCTATTATTATTTTATCATACATTTTGGTTTCTGAGGCAAATTCTATCCTAGCCGGCAAGCAGCTTGTCTATTTTGGCGTAGGATTAGCTGCGTTTTTATTTTTCTTTTTGCTCCCCATTCGCAAGATCGCCTGGCTCATACCGCTATTTTACTGGATTTGCGTCGTGTTACTCATTTGCGTCGATCTTTTTGGCGCAAGCAAACTAGGCGCAAAAAGATGGCTCGAGTTTCCTTTTATCCACTTTACGCTTCAGCCATCAGAGATCATGAAACCGGCACTTCTTTTGATGCTAGGCTACCTCATAAAACAGCGCCCGCCAGGCGAAGAGGGGTACGGACTTAAAGACTTTGGACGGCTTAGCCTTTATATACTTTTACCTTTCGTGCTGATTTTAAAAGAGCCTGATTTAGGCACCGCTTTGATACTGCTCATCGTGGGCTACGCCGTGCTTTTTATCATCGGTGTAAATAAAAAAATCTGGTTTGCGATATTTGCGGGGGTTTTGCTTGCCGCCCCTTTGATTTACGAAAATTTGCACGATTATCAAAAAAAGCGTATTACGGATTTTTTAAGCGAAGAATCTAACTACCACGTACGCCAAAGCATCATCGCTATCGGCAGCGGCGGACTAAAAGGCAAACCAAAAGACGAAGCGACGCAGACGCATTTTAAATTTTTGCCCATTTCCACTAGCGATTTTATTTTCGCGTACACGATCGAGCGATACGGATTTTACGGCGGGCTTGCGCTACTTAGCTTTTACGGCGCGCTGATAGCTCATCTGCTCAGCCTAAACTACGGGCTAAAGGATGATTATTTCACCCAGACGATGACATCGGGGATCGGGATACTCTTGTTTATCTACGTTAGCGTAAATATCATGATGACGATAGGATTTGCGCCGGTGGTGGGCATCCCGCTGCCGTTTTACAGCTACGGCGGCAGTAGCTTCGTTACTTTTATGTGCCTTTTTGGGATTTTGCAAAATTTGCTCGCGTTTCGCTTCGATCCGACCTATAGGCTGGTTAAATTTAAAATTTAA
- a CDS encoding RluA family pseudouridine synthase has translation MTEKEIKILEDAQARADVFLAAELNVARNQALNLIKSGLVSLNGKPLNKPSEKLNLGDVLKIKFEQNEPDRAKFEAKFEVPIIYEDEDLLVLNKPANLVVHPAPSVKEPTLVDWLGAKGFLLSNLSGQSRAGIVHRLDKGTSGAIVVAKNNAAHAALSSQLSDKSMGRIYLALTDLPLKQNCIVERAIGRNPANRLKKAIVSDGRAAKSAFANLLFSEFSGSAQSKNAGINLIAAKLFTGRTHQIRVHLASLNRHILGDALYGFKSEKDKIGRVMLHAYGLYFTHPRTGGQMSFVAPVWDDFSEILLSKFSKENIDEKIDFMGLSELFSRCGEWMLII, from the coding sequence ATGACGGAAAAAGAGATCAAAATTTTAGAAGATGCGCAGGCTAGGGCGGACGTGTTTTTGGCGGCCGAGCTAAACGTCGCTAGAAATCAAGCGCTAAATTTGATAAAAAGCGGGCTGGTTAGCCTAAACGGTAAGCCGCTAAATAAGCCCTCCGAAAAGCTAAATTTAGGCGACGTTTTAAAGATAAAATTTGAGCAAAACGAGCCTGATAGGGCTAAATTTGAAGCAAAATTTGAAGTGCCGATAATTTACGAGGACGAGGATTTGCTCGTACTAAATAAACCGGCAAATTTAGTCGTCCATCCAGCTCCCAGCGTCAAGGAACCCACGCTTGTGGACTGGCTCGGGGCGAAGGGATTTTTGCTATCAAATTTAAGCGGACAAAGCAGGGCTGGTATCGTGCACAGGCTAGATAAAGGCACTAGCGGAGCTATCGTCGTAGCTAAAAACAATGCCGCTCACGCCGCGCTTTCAAGCCAGTTAAGCGACAAAAGTATGGGGCGGATTTATCTAGCGCTAACGGATCTGCCGCTCAAGCAAAACTGCATAGTCGAGCGAGCTATCGGACGAAATCCAGCTAACCGCCTAAAAAAGGCGATCGTTTCGGACGGCCGCGCGGCAAAAAGCGCCTTTGCGAATTTGCTTTTTAGCGAATTTAGCGGCTCCGCGCAGAGCAAAAACGCGGGCATAAATTTGATCGCGGCAAAGCTTTTTACGGGTAGAACCCATCAGATCAGAGTGCATCTAGCTAGCCTAAATCGCCATATTTTGGGCGATGCTTTATACGGTTTTAAGAGCGAAAAGGATAAAATCGGCCGAGTGATGCTTCACGCCTACGGGCTGTATTTCACGCATCCGCGCACGGGCGGGCAGATGAGCTTTGTAGCGCCCGTCTGGGATGATTTTAGTGAAATTTTACTTAGCAAATTTAGCAAGGAGAATATAGATGAAAAGATTGATTTTATGGGGCTTAGCGAGCTCTTTAGCCGTTGTGGTGAGTGGATGCTTATCATCTAG
- the trmB gene encoding tRNA (guanosine(46)-N7)-methyltransferase TrmB has protein sequence MPNFITKNVNFTPKDCGEISFLWEARGRQGVSLIYTKSSSEEFFITLKKRENDWVVKGEKLTKPAKIGLLQNALVKFKELYCDQILSEAIAVKNTRLTQKDSAIFSVGELLENLNQSEFESKFIEIGFGSGRHLLFQAENNPNTLVVGIEVYKPSLEQVAKLAKAKNLNNVMLVNCDARLLLSLVESNFIDKIFLHFPVPWDDAPHRRVVSAKFALECERTLKAGGKFELRTDSREYADFTLAQILDLSDADVQIYKNRDLKVSSKYEDRWKRHQKDIYDVVFTCKKQSEPRASQGELKFENGYDTGKIAAKFSNQTIKGDDFFLHLEEKYEKEGGEILIRAAFGAFNAPEHCYVLLGEKSAEYFIKKPLVTAENLKAHLAFKEYLADAKNN, from the coding sequence ATGCCCAATTTTATAACTAAAAACGTAAATTTTACGCCAAAAGATTGCGGCGAGATAAGCTTTTTGTGGGAGGCTCGTGGCAGGCAGGGCGTTAGCCTTATTTATACCAAAAGCTCTAGCGAGGAATTTTTTATCACATTAAAAAAGCGCGAAAATGACTGGGTGGTAAAGGGCGAAAAGCTAACAAAGCCTGCTAAAATAGGGCTTTTGCAAAATGCTTTGGTTAAATTTAAAGAGCTTTACTGCGATCAAATTTTAAGCGAGGCCATCGCGGTAAAAAACACGCGCCTCACGCAAAAAGACTCGGCGATCTTTAGCGTGGGCGAGCTGCTCGAAAATTTAAATCAGAGTGAATTTGAGAGCAAATTTATCGAGATCGGATTTGGTTCGGGCAGACACTTGCTATTTCAGGCGGAAAATAATCCAAACACGCTAGTCGTCGGCATCGAGGTCTATAAACCCTCGCTCGAGCAGGTCGCAAAGCTGGCTAAAGCTAAAAATCTAAACAACGTCATGCTCGTAAACTGCGACGCGAGACTGCTTTTGTCGCTTGTGGAGTCAAATTTTATAGATAAGATTTTCCTTCATTTTCCTGTGCCTTGGGATGACGCTCCTCATAGGCGTGTGGTCTCAGCGAAATTTGCCCTAGAGTGCGAGCGAACGCTAAAAGCTGGCGGTAAATTTGAGCTGCGAACCGATAGCCGCGAGTATGCGGACTTTACTTTGGCGCAAATTTTAGATCTAAGCGATGCCGACGTGCAAATTTACAAAAACCGCGACCTAAAAGTAAGCAGCAAATATGAAGACCGCTGGAAAAGGCATCAAAAAGATATTTACGACGTTGTCTTTACCTGCAAAAAGCAAAGCGAACCAAGAGCCAGTCAGGGCGAGCTAAAATTTGAAAACGGCTACGATACGGGCAAGATCGCGGCTAAATTTAGCAACCAAACGATAAAAGGGGACGATTTTTTCTTGCATTTAGAGGAAAAATACGAAAAAGAGGGCGGCGAAATTTTAATTCGCGCGGCGTTTGGCGCATTTAACGCGCCCGAGCATTGCTATGTTTTGCTCGGCGAAAAAAGCGCGGAATATTTTATAAAAAAGCCGCTCGTTACGGCTGAAAATTTAAAGGCGCATCTTGCGTTTAAGGAGTATTTGGCGGATGCAAAAAATAATTAG
- a CDS encoding ABC transporter ATP-binding protein encodes MQKIISASGLCLGYENEQNLITDAKFDIYSDDFVFITGQSGSGKSTLLKSFYGQMKPSAGSLSVCLTDMTDITQQNLDKLRQRIGVVFQNYRLISEWNIEKNVMLPLMIKGLSASVCKNQATKLLKHVNLLHRADKFPNELSGGEQQRAAMARALAHNPNLLLCDEPTGSLDEYSSDVIWGLLRSAKEYLGTCIVVVTHHIPVSLRVPYRHLVIENGRIYEIL; translated from the coding sequence ATGCAAAAAATAATTAGCGCAAGCGGACTATGCCTAGGGTACGAGAACGAGCAAAATCTAATAACGGACGCTAAATTTGACATTTATTCTGATGATTTTGTTTTTATCACGGGGCAAAGCGGTAGCGGTAAATCTACGCTTTTAAAGTCTTTTTACGGCCAGATGAAGCCAAGTGCGGGTTCTTTGAGCGTTTGTTTGACGGATATGACGGATATAACTCAGCAAAATTTAGACAAACTAAGGCAACGAATCGGCGTGGTTTTTCAAAATTATCGCTTGATAAGCGAGTGGAATATCGAAAAAAACGTGATGTTGCCGTTGATGATAAAAGGTCTAAGCGCAAGCGTCTGTAAAAATCAGGCGACAAAGCTCTTAAAGCACGTAAATTTGCTCCATAGAGCCGATAAATTTCCAAACGAGCTAAGCGGTGGAGAACAGCAGCGAGCAGCGATGGCTAGGGCTTTGGCGCATAATCCCAATTTACTGCTTTGCGACGAGCCGACCGGTAGCCTAGATGAATACTCAAGCGACGTTATTTGGGGACTTTTGCGATCGGCAAAAGAGTATCTTGGCACTTGTATCGTCGTAGTTACGCACCATATACCGGTCTCGCTAAGAGTGCCTTATAGACATCTGGTTATAGAAAACGGACGCATATATGAAATCCTTTAA